One genomic window of Pelotomaculum isophthalicicum JI includes the following:
- a CDS encoding AAA family ATPase produces the protein MKPLKVVMSAFCPYAGRTELDLAAFGGQGLFLITGDTGAGKTTIFDAIAFALFGEASGCTRTVDTLRSDFAEPNTKTYVELTFLHKDKIYSITRNPRYERPKKSGEGVTTENSDATLQLPDGDIITGYRDVTAKIVELLGINYRQFKQIAMIAQGEFLQLLLADSKERGDIFRRVFNTDLYQTAQRLLKDSEREAKKRCESIEQSILQYISGIACPESEQGQMLSAKIGIATIHTAEDILSELLALITADTTLRDSLKQQADRLDKELAAQIAMITQAQYINQAFADLKVAQEKQKALTERQGEHNGKKKTLQDAEKALYTVSPLEAAYLREQETEQKLTQSITALDIEIQAQIKDLETVQTAYQAEKEKEPEREKLASAIDRLTKMLPQYDASELLERELEKLAEKQSAICETLEKLQQQKADLLAQKNNLNEELEQLADIEVKVSACEQEAKQLQATQSGLLDLQGSLSRLSKLQSESTRLLQQFTDAQGVFQTVNTVYMEKETAFFREQAGLLAASLEDGNPCPVCGSTVHPNKATPAADAPSEAELNELKQKTDLARQNMQEASEQSAAKLAEVKLAREQLVHAAGAYFPDIDKSIMQEQLSALIESALAESIQRKKENDEQYLQLKEQVSRKNQSKEQLASLERSLQTNEEATTLNEQQKNNIISDIASKTGELKALKSSLEYADRQQAAASIEEWTGNLNSLKEAFRQAEEAYHALKNKLEGNQTLLSDQRERLTNTIQTKQQALAAYTKKLSECDFPNEEAYHSALKTESEISELKHSIDQYQNEVQAVEQDLRRLSKETENKQKQDMEQLEAAKQKLKQEKRQADESIRTLIARLGTNEPIAKALGRAISDAVACQQEYLLLSNLSKTANGELAGKQKLAFEQYVQASYFNQILIEANKRLKIMTNSRFELLRREDAADLRSQTGLEIDVLDHYTGRIRSVKSLSGGESFKASLSLALGLSDVIQSYAGGVEIDTLFIDEGFGALDAESLEQAIQTLVGLAAGNRLVGIISHVSELKERIDRQVVIRKNNSGSDIYLKS, from the coding sequence ATGAAGCCGTTAAAAGTAGTGATGAGCGCCTTCTGCCCCTATGCCGGCAGAACCGAACTGGATCTGGCCGCATTCGGCGGTCAGGGATTATTTCTCATTACCGGTGATACCGGCGCTGGAAAGACGACCATTTTTGACGCCATTGCATTTGCGTTGTTTGGCGAGGCAAGCGGCTGCACCAGAACCGTGGATACCCTTCGCAGTGATTTTGCAGAGCCCAATACAAAGACATATGTCGAGCTTACCTTTCTGCATAAAGACAAGATATACTCCATAACGCGGAATCCCCGTTATGAACGGCCCAAAAAGAGCGGTGAAGGGGTAACGACTGAAAATTCTGATGCCACGTTGCAACTGCCGGATGGAGACATCATCACTGGCTATCGGGATGTTACGGCCAAAATAGTTGAGCTTTTAGGCATCAACTATCGGCAGTTTAAGCAAATTGCTATGATTGCCCAGGGAGAATTCCTCCAGCTTTTGCTTGCGGACAGCAAAGAACGGGGCGATATTTTTCGGCGTGTATTCAATACCGACCTCTATCAAACTGCGCAACGCTTATTGAAGGACAGTGAACGCGAAGCGAAAAAGCGCTGCGAGAGCATTGAGCAGAGTATCCTTCAATATATCTCTGGAATCGCCTGTCCTGAAAGTGAGCAAGGGCAGATGCTATCCGCTAAGATAGGCATAGCCACCATACATACTGCGGAGGATATCCTGTCTGAATTACTGGCTTTGATCACAGCGGATACAACTCTTCGGGACAGCTTAAAGCAGCAGGCAGACAGGCTGGATAAGGAACTCGCTGCGCAAATTGCCATGATAACGCAGGCCCAATATATCAATCAAGCCTTCGCCGATTTGAAAGTCGCACAAGAAAAGCAAAAAGCTCTGACCGAACGTCAGGGGGAACACAATGGGAAGAAGAAAACGCTGCAGGACGCGGAAAAGGCGCTATATACCGTCTCCCCCTTGGAAGCAGCATATTTGCGGGAGCAGGAAACCGAACAGAAACTGACACAGAGCATCACGGCACTGGATATTGAAATACAGGCACAGATAAAAGACCTGGAAACAGTACAAACCGCCTACCAAGCCGAGAAAGAAAAAGAACCGGAGCGAGAAAAGCTTGCTTCCGCAATTGACCGGCTTACAAAAATGCTTCCTCAGTATGACGCTTCCGAGCTACTTGAAAGAGAATTGGAAAAACTGGCGGAAAAGCAATCGGCAATTTGTGAGACATTGGAAAAACTCCAACAGCAAAAAGCTGATCTTTTGGCGCAGAAAAATAACCTTAATGAAGAATTGGAGCAGCTTGCGGACATAGAGGTAAAAGTGTCGGCCTGTGAGCAGGAAGCGAAACAGCTTCAAGCTACTCAATCCGGATTGCTTGATCTGCAGGGTTCCTTATCCCGGCTCAGCAAATTACAAAGTGAGAGCACCAGGCTGCTGCAGCAGTTTACTGATGCGCAAGGGGTGTTCCAAACTGTCAATACAGTTTATATGGAAAAAGAAACTGCTTTTTTCCGTGAGCAGGCGGGACTTCTGGCAGCATCACTGGAAGATGGCAATCCCTGTCCTGTATGTGGCTCCACAGTTCATCCCAACAAGGCGACGCCGGCCGCGGATGCTCCCAGCGAGGCAGAGCTAAATGAATTAAAACAGAAAACCGATCTTGCCCGGCAGAATATGCAGGAAGCCAGCGAACAGTCGGCGGCAAAGCTGGCGGAAGTCAAACTGGCGCGGGAACAGTTGGTACATGCTGCCGGAGCATATTTCCCCGATATCGATAAGAGCATCATGCAGGAGCAGCTTTCTGCCCTGATCGAATCAGCCCTGGCAGAAAGCATACAGAGAAAGAAGGAGAATGACGAGCAATACCTCCAATTAAAAGAGCAAGTCTCTCGTAAAAACCAATCTAAGGAACAACTTGCTTCGTTAGAGCGCTCCTTACAGACCAACGAGGAAGCAACGACTCTGAACGAACAACAGAAAAATAACATTATTTCAGATATTGCTTCCAAGACCGGAGAACTCAAGGCACTGAAATCCTCTTTGGAGTATGCAGACCGCCAGCAGGCTGCGGCATCTATAGAAGAATGGACGGGAAATCTAAATTCTTTGAAAGAAGCTTTCAGGCAAGCGGAAGAAGCATATCATGCACTTAAAAACAAGTTGGAGGGGAACCAAACTCTTCTTAGCGACCAGAGAGAAAGACTGACCAATACCATCCAAACCAAACAACAGGCACTGGCAGCTTACACAAAAAAGCTGTCTGAATGTGATTTCCCCAATGAGGAAGCCTATCATAGCGCATTGAAAACAGAATCGGAAATCAGCGAGTTAAAACATTCCATCGACCAGTATCAGAATGAAGTCCAAGCCGTGGAGCAGGATTTACGGAGGCTTTCCAAAGAAACCGAAAACAAGCAGAAGCAGGATATGGAACAGCTTGAAGCCGCAAAACAAAAGCTGAAGCAGGAAAAAAGGCAGGCGGATGAGTCTATCCGGACACTGATAGCGCGTTTGGGAACCAATGAACCGATTGCCAAAGCTCTAGGCAGAGCAATCTCAGACGCAGTTGCCTGCCAACAGGAATACCTTCTTCTCAGCAATCTTTCCAAAACGGCAAACGGTGAGTTGGCCGGCAAACAAAAGCTGGCATTTGAGCAGTATGTACAGGCTTCATACTTTAACCAGATTCTTATTGAAGCGAACAAGCGGCTGAAGATCATGACAAACAGCCGGTTTGAGCTTCTGCGCAGGGAAGACGCGGCCGACCTCCGCTCTCAGACCGGACTGGAAATTGATGTGCTGGATCATTATACCGGCAGGATACGATCGGTAAAGTCGCTCTCCGGTGGAGAATCCTTTAAGGCTTCTCTTTCCCTGGCACTGGGGCTTTCCGATGTGATTCAAAGCTATGCCGGCGGCGTGGAGATTGATACTTTATTTATTGATGAAGGTTTTGGAGCGCTGGATGCCGAATCATTGGAGCAGGCAATACAGACACTTGTGGGGCTTGCGGCGGGAAACCGCTTGGTTGGTATTATTTCTCATGTAAGTGAGCTGAAAGAGCGGATTGACCGGCAGGTTGTGATTAGAAAAAATAACTCGGGTAGTGATATTTATTTAAAAAGTTAG